In a single window of the Drosophila subpulchrella strain 33 F10 #4 breed RU33 chromosome X, RU_Dsub_v1.1 Primary Assembly, whole genome shotgun sequence genome:
- the LOC119557830 gene encoding platelet binding protein GspB isoform X2: protein MKQMDDPPSLPVGTEVSAKYKGAFCEAKVSKVVRNIKVKVAYKQGLGSGIVSDDAIKAPTGQLRVSAVVEVRHPDRKEIVEATITKIQDCSQYTVVFDDGDITTLRRTALCLKSGRHFNESETLDQLPLTHPEHFGNPVVGGRRGRRRGHLNEDSSEDDEESDAKEVVNEKEENIGKVVCVETESKKKDKEKWFPALVVAPTAQATVRIRVKDEYLVRSFKDGRYYTVPKKEATEFTREVASKQDVPAVQAALEFLDSSILPAHWDRDSLFGLSNISSDDEGEIDSDSSDDEPHEEKDRFVAQLYKYMDDRGTPLNKVPSIQSRDVDLYRLFRAVQKRGGYNRVTSQNQWKLIAMRLGFTPCTVSVMNLVKQAYKKFLQPYGDFHRKLGCSMLMTSRNSNRSKGRSLVRANSVASPKPMETTKTETISKLAQPNQTNVVASTSSSAAAAAASSTPARAVSTASQSAAEESGNTSESSVVVEPPKKQRKGSAASSQQGKVKSLVEKYEEKSTAAQNSSAASVAGTGATGSSTVTPATSGAPSTPANASSATSGGSSAVPSAVGNKDAESDLPLAKIKAAAAAAASTRHSMEKETNTSSGSSASASSKANSAELQRSRDASPSVAAPAPAGAGTPAPSATSQPASTKKEKHQRSKQADKEKDKEEKQPGSGKRKKEKISVEKIDTGDFVVGIGDKLKVNYHEKKSPSSHGSTYEAKVIEISVQRGVPMYLVHYTGWNNRYDEWVPRERIAENLTKGSKQKTRTISTSSANSGSGGGGGGSLSVQGSLPPGVADKLQTGKDGLSKMPPSAGNSSGPGVPSQSGSLGGASSTPSLLSTAVKTPTTGGAKRGRGRSDSMPPRSTTPSSVVVAHSARTKSPAASQTQLQPQMKKRPTRVVPGTTTPRRVSDASMASQSDSDSDEPVRRPKRQSAKEKPQTGKAQQPGKGRVASRASSTAPAPHPSDDSEEDDDEEEPAAARAAPSKQQQPQAASVRGSRAGGNRAMSSGAASAKGRDYDLSEIRSELKGFQPKLLTNPATNEDRKDIAKQESSAEPALQDIKKEPKQESSAKSSSTELSSETESYVDEDSQSSDYRKQPKGAGAGKKESMSTTSKSHHEPVSKREVAVKEEPLKIEPKMEPKEEETKSKPFLSGADIKPTALIAPARFGNASAPQAASSSVLGSSTAKYTSVIVEKHLTIGGKKSSEQHVPKKLDQVKKQSGGAAATASSSSLSGQDLKKFAEPVASLKVELPAACSPSSSSSSSSSLCSSGSAASSSSATRSLPDMSKLEISSGTTPGPTATPTASQSGQAAPPSSSGAAKESKYSSSGGTAAGLGLSIRKLLSSDVYEFKDTEPFEFEKRISPMASVGGTVAAGATGVGAVVGAGASVITSVMPTTGVSGSGGTPSASTSAAVVVSSAARKQALKTSAMLQSLEQHQLPPAGHERNYNAMTTALTGLTAPKLKKRGSPLKEPALGLEKPKMYKQDKDQVQQPVEQKAQQLTPPTLKVLQPVGQVSPSASNPVKIHTPSGTAALTVSGSSLSTPTSSSGQALLSTSSTPSQLNPHHATPFDALRKSPSFNLNITALNEELAQTVQETTRALTDALQPPTTPGPPPMPSSGSIPAPVTPVITPTPTSVLSCPSTPPIGANAVLASPKLSTPPQATNANKPPAPHIVGSPFIETRNVFELSTSNEGSGYSSGESKDNKLEKLENVKILLAGAAGPFDLDAGSYEQKPSSIADKVLKAISQKKEEVENNKSKPQVEPIAAAKISGSEEVVHPPPAKLELCSSAIKLDTLKLLSEPLKIQTGPLLGELYRPGPATSSPETKSILESSLPAKNSELSETIQKLECAIQQRKTPVGGALSLASSTAGTPPAAHTPNSTATAGAGFSDESMDSTDSEQRLVIEDVIAEEHTTTTTTGEQKSPGSGQDEGQNTTTTMVTAITVETEGTSSSTPTPPVSAPVKLEVSAKALPGIQAPIPLKPTEASSFAGKLAAVTRPPPLAKLQQQEEVGQAKNITSFGIPIVLPEIPASVVVATPTLMVASAIHHSPGSTSSSPVPVLISPFLSAPKETGGLLLKAYTAAGGAVTPGGLPSAGSVIAAAGGGTPTVISNFPQQHQQPASVLQAAPEIPASYILDAEMAEAPNSSATVVARPFVMHAVGKELFNVVAPAASSPLISDPHNESINLLCEETIPGSPAPNYGGTEQLPAAVGSALAIMGITPLPPDTPPAGAVGAIQQQLQQQVQAGQQQQLAKTVEVIPSAPNSSPDSASQDESGEETKKSAEHGHEDSGGLETLNKRKRTRKPLPMSAQTTAAVAAQLQSLGKRRRQVSGMRSQKATTTTAGSDTDDNSDNIAPTAGQQQQRQSARQQMLPQGNAQPQQQQQLLQQQQASLQQGIQAGNTPGVRPCPYNFLVELDPALSSDECISILRKQIQDLRKAYNTIKGELTVIDRRRKKLRRREREKKQQQLQSQQQGKICA from the exons ATGAAG CAAATGGACGATCCGCCATCGCTGCCCGTGGGCACGGAGGTGAGTGCCAAGTACAAGGGCGCCTTCTGCGAGGCAAAGGTCAGCAAGGTGGTGCGCAACATCAAGGTAAAGGTGGCCTACAAGCAGGGACTGGGCTCTGGCATCGTCTCCGATGATGCCATTAAGGCCCCGACGGGACAACTGCGCGTGAGCGCCGTAGTGGAGGTGCGTCACCCGGATCGCAAGGAAATCGTCGAGGCAACCATCACCAAGATCCAGGATTGCTCGCAGTACACGGTGGTCTTCGACGATGGAGACATCACCACACTGAGGCGAACGGCTCTGTGCCTAAAGAGTGGTCGGCACTTTAACGAGAGCGAGACGCTGGATCAACTGCCTCTGACCCATCCAGAGCACTTTGGCAATCCCGTGGTGGGTGGACGAAGGGGTAGACGGCGCGGCCACCTGAACGAAGACAGCTCAGAAGACGACGAAGAAAGCGATGCCAAGGAGGTCGTCAACGAAAAGGAGGAGAACATCGGAAAGGTGGTGTGTGTAGAGACCGAGTCCAAGAAGAAAGACAAAGAGAAGTGGTTCCCCGCTTTGGTGGTGGCGCCCACAGCACAG GCCACTGTCCGCATTCGAGTAAAGGACGAGTACCTGGTGCGCTCGTTCAAGGACGGCCGCTACTACACGGTACCCAAAAAGGAGGCTACCGAGTTCACCCGCGAAGTGGCCAGTAAACAAGATGTGCCTGCTGTGCAGGCGGCCCTCGAGTTCCTGGATAGCAGCATACTTCCTGCCCACTGGGACAGGGACTCGTTGTTCGGCCTTTCAAACATCTCTAGCGATGACGAGGGCGAGATTGACTCGGACTCCTCTGACGACGAGCCGCACGAGGAGAAGGATCGCTTTGTGGCCCAGTTGTACAAGTACATGGATGACAGGGGAACACCGTTGAACAAGGTGCCCTCCATTCAAAGCCGGGACGTGGATCTGTATCGTCTCTTTCGGGCGGTGCAAAAGCGAGGAGGCTACAACCGCGTCACCTCGCAAAATCAGTGGAAGCTCATTGCCATGCGCCTGGGCTTTACGCCCTGCACAGTGAGTGTGATGAATCTGGTAAAGCAGGCATACAAAAAGTTCCTGCAGCCGTACGGCGACTTCCACCGCAAGCTGGGCTGCTCCATGCTGATGACCTCGCGCAACTCCAACCGCAGCAAGGGCAGGAGCCTGGTTAGGGCCAACTCTGTGGCGTCCCCGAAGCCCATGGAGACCACAAAGACGGAAACCATCAGCAAACTGGCTCAGCCCAATCAGACAAACGTCGTGGCTTCGACTTCGAGCAGTGCAGCAGCCGCGGCAGCATCTTCTACACCGGCCAGAGCCGTATCCACCGCATCGCAATCCGCAGCCGAGGAGTCCGGCAACACCAGCGAGTCTAGCGTGGTGGTGGAGCCACCAAAGAAACAAAGGAAGGGCTCAGCAGCTAGCAGTCAACAGGGGAAGGTCAAGAGCTTGGTGGAAAAGTACGAGGAAAAATCCACAGCAGCCCAAAACTCTTCGGCTGCCTCAGTCGCTGGAACGGGTGCCACCGGGTCATCCACAGTCACACCAGCCACATCGGGTGCACCCTCCACGCCAGCTAATGCATCATCTGCCACTTCAGGAGGTTCGTCAGCCGTTCCGAGTGCTGTTGGCAACAAAGACGCCGAATCAGATCTGCCGCTGGCCAAGATAAAGGCAGCGGCTGCGGCTGCCGCTTCCACTAGACACAGCATGGAAAAGGAGACCAACACTAGCTCGGGCAGTAGTGCCTCCGCCTCCAGCAAGGCCAATTCTGCGGAGTTGCAGCGCAGCCGTGATGCCTCACCATCGG TCGCTGCACCGGCTCCTGCCGGCGCAGGCACGCCCGCTCCATCTGCCACCTCCCAACCGGCGTCCACCAAGAAGGAGAAGCACCAGCGGAGCAAGCAGGCGGACAAGGAAAAGGACAAGGAGGAAAAGCAACCGGGTAGCGGCAAGCGCAAGAAGGAGAAGATTAGCGTGGAGAAGATTGACACCGGCGACTTTGTGGTGGGGATCGGAGACAAGCTGAAGGTTAACTACCATGAGAAGAAGTCGCCCAGCTCGCATGGCAGCACTTACGAGGCCAAGGTTATCGAAATCAGTGTCCAACGCGGAGTGCCGATGTACCTAGTCCACTACACGGGCTGGAACAATCGCTACGATGAGTGGGTGCCGAGAGAAAGGATAGCCGAGAACCTGACCAAGGGGTCCAAGCAAAAAACTCGAACCATAAGCACCAGCAGTGCGAACAGTGGcagtggaggaggaggaggtggctCTCTTTCGGTGCAAGGCTCTCTGCCGCCGGGAGTAGCCGATAAGCTGCAAACCGGCAAGGATGGGCTCTCCAAAATGCCACCATCAGCGGGAAATTCCTCTGGACCTGGAGTTCCATCGCAGTCAGGATCTCTGGGAGGAGCCAGCTCCACTCCTTCGCTGCTGTCCACTGCAGTCAAGACCCCGACGACGGGAGGAGCGAAGCGGGGACGGGGACGCAGCGACTCCATGCCACCGCGCTCCACCACACCCTCGTCAGTGGTGGTGGCCCATTCCGCTCGCACTAAGTCGCCAGCTGCCTCCCAGACGCAACTGCAGCCACAGATGAAGAAGCGCCCGACTAGAGTTGTACCTGGTACCACCACTCCACGTCGCGTTTCAGATGCCTCGATGGCTTCCCAATCGGATTCGGACTCCGATGAGCCAGTGCGACGTCCAAAGAGACAGAGTGCCAAAGAGAAACCCCAAACGGGAAAGGCACAGCAGCCCGGAAAAGGGAGGGTGGCTAGCAGGGCTTCCTCCACGGCCCCAGCTCCCCATCCCAGCGATGACTCGGAAGAGGATGATGATGAAGAGGAGCCGGCGGCGGCAAGAGCCGCTCCCTCCAAGCAGCAGCAACCACAGGCTGCCTCTGTGCGGGGATCCCGGGCTGGAGGCAATCGTGCCATGAGCAGTGGCGCCGCTTCCGCCAAGGGACGCGACTATGATCTCAGCGAGATTCGATCGGAGCTGAAGGGATTTCAGCCGAAATTGCTAACGAACCCTGCGACCAACGAAGACCGAAAGGATATCGCAAAGCAAGAGTCTTCTGCTGAACCAGCCCTGCAAGACATCAAGAAGGAGCCCAAGCAGGAGTCCTCGGCCAAGAGCAGCTCAACGGAGCTCTCCTCCGAAACCGAGTCCTATGTGGACGAGGACTCGCAGTCCTCCGACTACCGCAAACAACCAAAGGGAGCAGGAGCAGGCAAGAAAGAGTCAATGTCCACTACCTCAAAGTCACATCACGAACCAGTGTCCAAAAGAGAGGTGGCTGTCAAAGAAGAACCCCTCAAAATCGAACCTAAAATGGAGCCCAAGGAGGAGGAAACCAAAAGCAAGCCCTTTTTATCGGGTGCGGACATCAAACCTACGGCTCTTATAGCACCAGCTAGATTCGGGAACGCATCAGCTCCCCAAGCTGCGAGCTCATCCGTACTGGGATCTTCAACGGCCAAGTACACATCGGTGATTGTAGAGAAGCACTTAACAATTGGTGGCAAGAAGTCCTCGGAACAACATGTGCCCAAAAAGCTAGATCAGGTCAAGAAACAATCTGGTGGAGCAGCTGCAACTGCCTCTAGTTCTTCTCTTTCAGGTCAGGACTTAAAGAAGTTTGCTGAACCAGTGGCAAGCTTAAAAGTGGAACTGCCAGCAGCATGTTCGCCATCGTCGTCCTCCTCTTCGTCCAGTTCCTTGTGTTCCAGCGGATCTGCGGCGAGTTCCAGTTCTGCCACTCGTTCCCTGCCGGATATGAGCAAGCTGGAGATTAGTAGTGGTACCACACCGGGGCCGACGGCGACACCAACGGCATCACAATCAGGCCAGGCCGCGCCACCCAGCTCATCAGGTGCTGCCAAGGAGTCAAAATACAGCAGCAGTGGAGGAACTGCTGCAGGATTGGGACTCAGCATACGAAAATTACTGTCCTCGGATGTGTATGAGTTCAAGGACACGGAGCCCTTCGAGTTCGAGAAGCGCATCTCCCCGATGGCCTCTGTGGGCGGAACTGTGGCTGCCGGAGCCACGGGAGTCGGAGCAGTGGTGGGTGCAGGAGCCTCGGTAATTACGTCAGTGATGCCGACAACAGGAGTCTCCGGATCTGGCGGAACACCAAGTGCCTCCACTTCAGCCGCAGTGGTGGTCAGCTCGGCGGCCAGGAAGCAAGCACTTAAAACCAGCGCAATGCTGCAGAGCTTGGAGCAGCACCAGTTGCCTCCCGCTGGACACGAGCGTAATTACAATGCAATGACGACAGCATTAACCGGACTAACAGCACCCAAGCTAAAGAAGAGAGGTTCGCCACTGAAAGAGCCAGCATTGGGCCTGGAAAAACCGAAAATGTACAAGCAAGACAAAGACCAAGTCCAGCAACCGGTGGAACAAAAGGCGCAGCAGCTAACGCCACCCACTTTAAAAGTGCTACAGCCTGTAGGACAAGTGTCTCCTTCGGCTAGCAATCCAGTGAAGATACACACGCCGTCAGGAACAGCAGCCCTAACGGTGTCAGGATCCTCTTTGAGTACGCCAACCTCATCGAGTGGCCAAGCCCTACTGTCTACCTCTTCTACACCTAGCCAACTTAATCCTCATCATGCCACACCCTTTGATGCCTTGAGGAAGTCGCCCAGTTTCAATCTTAACATCACCGCCCTAAATGAGGAATTGGCACAGACTGTCCAGGAAACCACTCGAGCGCTAACGGATGCGCTGCAGCCTCCGACAACACCTGGGCCACCGCCCATGCCATCAAGTGGGTCGATACCAGCACCAGTCACGCCAGTAAtaactccaacgcccacatcAGTTTTGAGCTGTCCTAGCACACCACCCATAGGAGCTAATGCAGTGCTTGCATCGCCCAAGTTGAGTACTCCACCACAGGCCACCAATGCCAACAAGCCACCTGCTCCTCATATCGTCGGCAGTCCCTTCATCGAAACCAGAAACGTGTTCGAGCTAAGCACATCCAACGAGGGCAGTGGCTACAGCTCTGGTGAGTCCAAGGATAACAAGCTGGAGAAACTGGAGAACGTAAAAATCTTGCTGGCCGGAGCAGCAGGACCCTTTGATTTGGATGCCGGAAGCTATGAGCAGAAGCCCAGCTCCATAGCGGACAAGGTGCTGAAGGCTATCAGCCAGAAAAAGGAGGAGGTAGAGAACAACAAGAGCAAGCCCCAAGTAGAACCCATTGCCGCTGCCAAGATTTCGGGGAGTGAGGAAGTGGTGCACCCCCCGCCAGCCAAACTTGAACTATGCAGCAGTGCCATTAAGCTGGATACTCTTAAGTTGCTGAGCGAACCACTCAAAATACAAACGGGTCCACTACTGGGTGAACTTTATAGACCCGGACCTGCGACCAGCAGTCCGGAAACCAAGTCCATTCTTGAATCCTCGCTTCCGGCGAAGAACAGCGAGTTGAGCGAGACAATCCAGAAACTGGAGTGTGCCATTCAACAGCGGAAGACGCCTGTGGGTGGAGCCCTGTCCCTGGCCAGCTCTACAGCAGGAACCCCGCCTGCCGCCCACACGCCGAACTCCACGGCCACCGCAGGAGCCGGTTTCTCGGACGAGTCCATGGACAGCACCGACTCCGAGCAGCGTCTGGTCATCGAGGATGTAATTGCGGAAgagcacaccaccaccacaacgACTGGCGAGCAAAAGAGCCCGGGATCTGGGCAAGACGAGGGTCAGAATACCACGACCACTATGGTGACAGCGATTACCGTCGAAACGGAgggcaccagcagcagcacgcCTACGCCCCCGGTTTCTGCTCCCGTTAAATTGGAAGTGAGTGCCAAGGCCCTGCCCGGAATACAGGCTCCCATTCCCCTGAAGCCTACGGAGGCCAGCTCCTTTGCTGGGAAACTTGCTGCGGTGACTCGGCCTCCGCCACTAGCCAAGCTCCAACAGCAGGAAGAGGTGGGTCAGGCAAAAAACATAACCTCTTTCGGCATTCCCATTGTGCTGCCCGAGATCCCCGCCTCTGTGGTGGTAGCCACTCCGACCCTCATGGTGGCCTCCGCCATCCACCACAGTCCAGGCTCCACATCGAGCTCGCCAGTTCCTGTTCTAATATCCCCGTTCCTCAGCGCTCCAAAAGAAACAGGGGGCTTGCTGCTAAAGGCCTATACAGCAGCGGGCGGAGCAGTGACGCCAGGAGGATTACCTTCGGCCGGAAGCGTAATAGCAGCAGCCGGCGGCGGAACACCCACTGTTATTTCGAATTTCCCccagcagcatcagcaacCGGCTAGCGTCCTTCAAGCTGCGCCGGAGATCCCCGCCAGCTACATATTAGATGCGGAGATGGCTGAAGCCCCCAATAGCAGTGCCACAGTGGTGGCGCGACCTTTTGTAATGCACGCGGTGGGTAAGGAACTGTTTAATGTTGTGGCACCGGCTGCCAGTTCGCCTCTGATCAGCGATCCCCACAACGAATCCATAAATTTGCTCTGCGAGGAAACCATACCGGGCAGTCCGGCCCCCAATTACGGTGGCACTGAGCAGCTACCAGCCGCTGTGGGTTCGGCGTTGGCTATTATGGGCATAACGCCCCTTCCCCCCGATACACCGCCAGCCGGAGCTGTTGGTGCCATCCAGCAACAGCTGCAGCAACAAGTACAAGCcggacagcagcaacagttggCAAAGACGGTAGAGGTAATTCCCTCAGCACCCAACAGTTCGCCGGACTCGGCTAGTCAGGATGAGAGCGGCGAGGAGACCAAAAAGAGTGCAGAGCACGGACACGAGGACTCAGGCGGTTTAGAGACACTCAACAAGCGCAAGCGAACACGAAAACCGCTGCCGATGAGCGCCCAGACGACGGCTGCCGTGGCGGCTCAACTCCAATCCCTGGGCAAGAGGCGACGCCAGGTGTCTGGGATGCGCAGCCAGAaagccaccaccaccacag CGGGATCCGATACCGATGACAACTCGGATAACATAGCGCCAACCGCAGGACAACAGCAGCAACGACAGAGCGCCCGCCAGCAAATGCTTCCTCAGGGCAACGCTCagccacagcagcaacagcaactcctgcaacagcagcaggcgTCCCTGCAGCAGGGAATCCAAGCGGGCAATACGCCGGGAGTTCGTCCATGTCCATACAACTTCCTTGTAGAGCTGG ATCCTGCGCTTAGTTCGGACGAGTGCATCTCGATCCTGCGCAAACAGATCCAGGATCTGCGCAAGGCCTACAACACCATTAAGGGCGAACTAACGGTCATCGATCGCCGACGCAAGAAGCTGCGTCGCAGGGAGCGCgagaagaagcagcagcaactgcagaGCCAGCAGCAGGGCAAGATCTGTGCCTAG